tccacaattgaaacacccTGGTCCTCGACCATTCCCGTTACCACCTTGAGcattgttttggttgcgattcccACCTCCAACTTGATTTCCGAAATTTCCGCGATTACCATTCCCGCAATTCCCTCCTTGTTGGCAGTTTCCATTACCATTTCCATATCCTCGCTGACCACCACGACCAGCACCAGTGCCAGCCCAGCATGTTTCTTTTGAGTGGCCAGTCTTCCCGCAAGACTCACATTTCCTTAATCTGCACTGGCCAGAATGATGATACTGGCATACATCACACTTGGGCAAAgcgcccatatatccctttccctTGACTTCAGCACCAGTTTTAACTTCCTCTGGTGGGTTCACATTCCTTTTCTTGTTGACGCTGCTGGTACCCTTTTTAAAATtggagaacttccttttgttttcTCCTGAGGATTCAACATGAGTTTCTTTCTTCTTCTAGTCGGAATTCAAAAACTTGTTTAGTCTGATGGCTTCTTCAGTCAGTGACACGCTCAGATCGATGGCTTCAGTAATTGTTGTAGGCTTTGAAGATGTCACCATACtcataatctgaggtgccaaCCCCCAGATGAAATGCTCCACGCGTTTGAATTCGGGAGTAACCATATATGGTACCACATGAGACAGATCATGAAACCTCTGTACATACTCGGCGATCTTCGGGCCGTCCATTTAAGGTTccaaaattcagtttccaacttctgaatCTCGGCCCTGGAGCAATACTTTTtacgcatgagctctttcagctcgttccAAGTTAAAGCGTAAGCAGCTGCCTCTCCCAGGGTTTGGACCTGGagattccaccatgaaagtgctcCATCAGTGAACAATCCAgaaatgtaggtaacttgctgttctggtgcgcatttgctcattcATAACACTGAATCGGTCTTTTCCGTCCATCGAACATACGCCACTGCACCCCCGGTGCCATTAAAGTTTAGCGGTTTACAGTCTAGAAATTGCTTAAAAGTACAGCCTGTACAAGTAATGTCATTCACAGGAAGTATTAGCAATTGCACATGGAATGTccaaatgtaatgtaaagtgtctcaagcgacttaacattaccatgcgGTAGGTTGTTCCTTGAGGTACCCCTGCTAGTTTCGGCGCGTGAGGCCTCGTAATCCGCTATTGCTTGGGAGATCCTCGCTTGTAAttcggcctcagtagtgggcAAACGGTTTTCCCTTCGGggaggcatcttctataagaagATTGTATAGGTCAGGCCATAATAAGTATAGTGAGTACGTATCACGCGCATGTAATAACATTTATCAACACcataacacataacatcccatgtcataacacAAAGCAAATAATCTAACAACGCATGTAATGAGAATGTTGCGATTGAGCTATCATATAACAAGACCACAAGTACAGTTTACAAGTTTTACAAATGTATCATACATCCAAAAGAGACTAAGGGTCACATCGCCCTTGTCTTAATCGTCTACAATCTACAACAACCAAAAGTCAAATATCAAAATTCATAAGTCATCATGTGGTCTTCAAAATGCTGTGCAATCAGGCCCAATAGTTGCGCTCTCATCAAAAGCATGATATCTGCAACAAACTAAAAATCTTCAAGCTGAtgggggaggaggaggaggtgaaGGAATGAAAAGCAAACGGCGCATATGCGCTAGCTCCTCCTCGAGCGTATGAACAAGCTGCAACAAACAAGCAATCTGCTGATCCATGGTCAAAAATCAGATGTGGGAATCCGGATAAGGAAATAGTGGAGCAGGTGGAAAAGCAGACTGTGATGGATCAGCAAAATGTGGAGGGCGCGGGATCCTCTCTAGCTCAGCGACTCTCCGACTCAACATATCCTGCTGTAACTGCAAGGATAGAAGTATATCATCCGTCGTATACCCAACATGAAAAGGATGGTGTGGATCTGACAAAGGCATGACATTGGGCGAAGACCACATAAATGGCTCGCCCGTGGGTGCAAAGGAGAAAGCAGTGTGTGCAGCAGGTGCAAAATGGGGCATAAATGGAAAGGCTGTTGTCAAAGGTGGTATGTGATCGTGCTGCTGAGTAGAAggtccttcccctggacggggaggaggtatgtcctgaagaaaAGTAATGGGTAAATCCATGCGTTGGAGGTCTGACATTTGAGGGTGATACTGTGGGACAT
The Helianthus annuus cultivar XRQ/B chromosome 6, HanXRQr2.0-SUNRISE, whole genome shotgun sequence genome window above contains:
- the LOC110880770 gene encoding cold shock protein 1-like — its product is MDGPKIAEYVQRFHDLSHVVPYMVTPEFKRVEHFIWGLAPQIMSMKKKETHVESSGENKRKFSNFKKGTSSVNKKRNVNPPEEVKTGAEVKGKGYMGALPKCDVCQYHHSGQCRLRKCESCGKTGHSKETCWAGTGAGRGGQRGYGNGNGNCQQGGNCGNGNRGNFGNQVGGGNRNQNNAQGGNGNGRGPGCFNCGDMGHFKRECPKLNQAQGRVFNIVLYR